The genomic window TTAAACGATGATCACTATAAAGAGTTAGGTGAAGACTTTTTACAGAAGCGAAACCAAGAACGAATGGAAAGATATTTTATCGCTAAGGTGCGTCAATTAGGATACGAAGTTCAGAAGAATACTGCATCATAACTACTGGAAACATTTACAACGATTATCCCGGGCATCCCTATACCCATTTTTATCTGGAAATTGATACCAAGCACTTGACATTTTTAGATCAGTATGACCCGGGAGGGAATTATTTTCATATCAAAGATTTACACGTCTACTTGTCGAATTCGGCCCCAGATGTGATTAATGTCCGCTCCGAGACTAAAGAACGGAGCCCTCAAAAACATCCGGGTATTTCGATGATGGAGTCAGTTTGAGGGCTAATTCCCGTTCTCTAGCCCCGTAGCTTCGCACGAACTCGAAGGCCGTCCTTAGTAAAATTCTTTGATATGAAAATACCTTTTCATATCAATTTGTGACCATGCGGGTCATGTATGTTTAGTTCCATCCATATAGGAATAAATTTTATAAATGAGACGCTTTATCCTTTCTGATCTGAGCGATTTTGAATTCCTTCACAGTGAAGACTTTCTGGTGAGGATAACGCGGAGGGCAGTCCCACTACATTGAGTTACCCAGATGTTCCCGACGCACCGAGCCAGAAAGTCTGAACGGAAATGAACTGCTTCTTTGCGGAATTCAAGTGGAGCAAAGATTAGAAAGGATAAAGGGTTGCGCCACTTTATAATGTTCAGGTTATTAAAGTGGAATGTTTCCATGTTTCTTGGGTGGTCTGGTTTCCCTTTTGTTGCGAAGCATATCCAGGGCATCCTTTAATTTTTTTCTCGTTTCCCTTGGATCGATTACGTCATCCACCATTCCGTGGGAAGCGGCCACGTAAGGATTTGCAAATCTTTCCCGGTACTCTGCAATTTTTTCAGCTCGAGTTTGGGCAGGATTTTCACTCTCATTGATCTCTTTTGCAAATATGATATTGGCTGCCCCTTCCGGTCCCATTACGGCAATTTCGGCATTGGGCCAGGCATAAACCACGTCAGCCCCAATTGCTTTGCTGTTGAGGGCAACGTAAGCACCGCCATACGCCTTTCTTAAGATAACCGTGATCTTGGGAACCGTCGCTTCAGAATAGGCATAAAGAATCTTTGCCCCATGCCGGATAATTCCGCCATGTTCCTGCTTGATTCCCGGAAAGAACCCAGTAACATCCTCAAATGTAATGAGAGGGATATTAAAGGAATCACAAAACCTTATAAATCGGGCTAATTTGTCTGACGAATCAATATCCAAACCGCCGCACATCACCTTGGGTTGGTTGGCAATGATTCCAACCGGATAGCCATCGATTCGCCCGAAGCCTACCACGATATTCTTGGCGAACTGGGCATGGACTTCCATAAAGTCGCCATGGTCCAGAATCAGATGAATCACCTTTCTGACGTCATATACCTTCGTTCCTTCAACAGGAACGACATCAATCAGATCATCGATCCAATCTTCCCCTTTAGTTTTCTGGTAATATAATTTAGGGGGATTCTCCATATTGTTTGCCGGCAAAAAACTTAAAAGACGGCGCACCTGTTCCAGCGCTTCCTGTTCGGTAGGGGCAGAAAAATGGGCATTGCCGCTAATGGTGGAATGAACCCTTGCCCCCCCCAGGTCTTCAGAAGAGATTTTTTCTCCCGTAACCGTTTCGATAACCTTTGGACCTGTAATAAACATTTGGCTGGTCTTCTCCACCATGAATACAAAATCAGTGATGGCCGGGGAGTAAACAGCTCCGCCGGCACAAGGTCCCATAATCACAGACAACTGCGGGACCACGCCGGAATAGATGGAATTTCGGTAAAAGATATGGCCGTAACCATCTAGAGAAACAACTCCCTCCTGAATTCTCGCCCCACCAGAATCATTTAACCCGATGATCGGCGCGCCATTTTGGGCAGCCAAATCCATGATCTTGGCTATTTTCTTTGCATGCATTTCGCCCAGCGCACCTCCGAAAACGGTAAAATCCTGGGCGAATACATATACCAGCCTTCCGTCAATACGTCCATATCCGGTGACTACCCCCTCACCAGGGGCTTCCACTTGGTCCATACCAAAATTGGTCTCCCGATGTTCCATGAACGCATTAAATTCCACGAAAGTTCCTTCGTCCAACAAAAGATCTATTCTTTCCCTTGCGGTAAGTTTTCCACGGTTATGTTGGGCGTCTATGCGTTTATCTCCTCCACCCAACTCAATTTTTCGCCGCCTGTCATAAAGTTCATTAATTTTATCGAACATATCCATATCTATTCTTTCCCCTCCCCATGACCTGTTTGACATAATTCTAGTAAAACTCCTCCCGTTGACTTGGGATGGAGAAAGGCGATTTGATTTCCATGGGCACCTTGTTTCGGTTTCTCATGAATGAGTTTTACCCCTTGTTTTTTTAGAAAATCCAACCGTTCCTCAATATCATTTACTTTTAAGGCCAAATGATGAATTCCTTCC from Microaerobacter geothermalis includes these protein-coding regions:
- a CDS encoding acyl-CoA carboxylase subunit beta, with the protein product MFDKINELYDRRRKIELGGGDKRIDAQHNRGKLTARERIDLLLDEGTFVEFNAFMEHRETNFGMDQVEAPGEGVVTGYGRIDGRLVYVFAQDFTVFGGALGEMHAKKIAKIMDLAAQNGAPIIGLNDSGGARIQEGVVSLDGYGHIFYRNSIYSGVVPQLSVIMGPCAGGAVYSPAITDFVFMVEKTSQMFITGPKVIETVTGEKISSEDLGGARVHSTISGNAHFSAPTEQEALEQVRRLLSFLPANNMENPPKLYYQKTKGEDWIDDLIDVVPVEGTKVYDVRKVIHLILDHGDFMEVHAQFAKNIVVGFGRIDGYPVGIIANQPKVMCGGLDIDSSDKLARFIRFCDSFNIPLITFEDVTGFFPGIKQEHGGIIRHGAKILYAYSEATVPKITVILRKAYGGAYVALNSKAIGADVVYAWPNAEIAVMGPEGAANIIFAKEINESENPAQTRAEKIAEYRERFANPYVAASHGMVDDVIDPRETRKKLKDALDMLRNKRETRPPKKHGNIPL